A region of Lycium barbarum isolate Lr01 chromosome 1, ASM1917538v2, whole genome shotgun sequence DNA encodes the following proteins:
- the LOC132599961 gene encoding uncharacterized protein LOC132599961, producing the protein MNSQPQSHPCSLSFLGLTLPHKSLSFSLASHSHPLVTPPGFGSVKKKKMNMYAYQQKALVGCVGVGETDISVSNGVVCPKPRKLGFFNSVEEPIKPYQLLQFRNQEMEACDLKAGTGLLDIILTKEKNYEVDKANFEAASSPPFFYGSPPSRAGNPLIQDAQFGNHNFVPILPIPERAVGPTTPPPSSAIVGGGGCVRVKFGNNTAPVRIEGFNCRGSNSISAMA; encoded by the exons ATGAATAGTCAGCCCCAATCCCATCCTTGCTCTCTCTCTTTTTTGGGCCTCACTCTCCCCCATaaatctctctctttttctctcgcCTCCCATAGCCATCCACTTGTTACCCCACCAG GCTTTGGATCTgttaaaaagaagaagatgaatatgTACGCTTACCAACAGAAGGCCTTGGTGGGTTGTGTTGGAGTTGGAGAAACTGACATTTCTGTCTCTAATGGTGTCGTTTGTCCTAAGCCCCGTAAGCTTGGCTTCTTTAATTCTGTTGAAGAACCTATCAAACCTTATCAGTTGCTGCAATTTAG AAATCAAGAAATGGAGGCTTGTGATTTGAAAGCTGGAACTGGGCTGCTGGATATCATCCTCACAAAG GAGAAGAATTATGAAGTTGATAAAGCCAATTTTGAGGCGGCTTCATCACCACCATTCTTTTATGGATCTCCACCAAGTAGGGCTGGGAATCCCCTGATCCAAGATGCCCAATTTGGCAACCATAATTTTGTTCCCATACTACCAATCCCAGAAAGAGCAGTGGGACCCACAACTCCACCACCCTCCTCCGCGATCGTGGGCGGAGGAGGATGCGTTCGTGTGAAGTTTGGGAACAACACAGCTCCTGTGAGGATTGAAGGCTTCAATTGTCGCGGCAGCAACAGTATCTCAGCTATGGCTTAG